One window of Lemur catta isolate mLemCat1 chromosome 3, mLemCat1.pri, whole genome shotgun sequence genomic DNA carries:
- the PIGV gene encoding GPI mannosyltransferase 2 isoform X3, with the protein MWPLDPSRKEVLRFAISCRVLTLMLQAIFNAIIPDHHAEAFCPPRLAPSGSMDQLVEGLLGGLSRWDAEHFLFIAEHGYLYEHNFAFFPGFPLALLVMTELLRPLWWFLSFRSCLLISVALLNSLFSVLAAVALHDLGCLVLHCPHQAFYAALLFCLSPANVFLAAGYSEALFALLTFSAMGQLERGRIWTSGLLFALATGVRSNGLVSVGFLMYSQCRGFFSSLTVLNPLRQLLKLMASLFLSVLTLGLPFALFQYYAYTQFCLPGSAHPIPEPLVQLAMEKGYQIAEGNEPPWCSWDLPLIYSYIQDVYWNVGFLKYYELRQMPNFLLATPVAILVAWATWTYVTTHPWLCLTLGLQRSKNSKTLEKPDPGFLSPQVFVYLVHAAVLLLFGSLCMHVQESLRLCPLPLTPWKGENDHQWQMAVVAKQHQEQASCSEENTAPPSGGFWCSIHSEKFL; encoded by the exons ATGTGGCCCCTGGACCCATCCCGGAAGGAGGTGCTGAGGTTTGCAATCAGCTGCCGTGTCCTGACTCTGATGCTGCAG GCCATCTTCAATGCCATCATCCCAGATCACCATGCCGAAGCCTTCTGTCCTCCTCGACTAGCCCCCTCAGGCTCTATGGACCAACTTGTGGAAGGTCTTCTAGGTGGCCTGTCTCGCTGGGATGCTGAACACTTCCTGTTCATTGCCGAGCACGGGTACCTGTATGAGCACAACTTTGCCTTCTTTCCTGGTTTCCCCTTGGCCCTGCTGGTGATGACTGAACTGCTAAGACCCTTGTGGTGGTTCTTGAGCTTCCGGAGTTGCCTGCTGATTTCAGTAGCATTGCTCAATTCCTTGTTCTCTGTGCTGGCCGCAGTCGCACTTCATGACCTAGGCTGTCTGGTTTTGCACTGTCCCCACCAGGCCTTTTACGCAGCACtgctcttctgcctcagccctgccAATGTCTTCCTGGCAGCTGGTTATTCAGAAGCTTTGTTTGCCCTCCTGACATTCAGTGCCATGGGGCAGCTGGAGAGGGGCCGAATCTGGACTAGTGGACTCCTCTTTGCCCTTGCCACTGGTGTGCGCTCCAATGGGCTGGTCAGTGTTGGCTTCCTCATGTATTCTCAGTGTCGaggctttttctcttctcttacgGTGCTGAATCCCCTGAGACAACTCTTGAAGCTGATGGCCTCTCTGTTTCTGTCAGTGCTTACACTTGGCCTTCCCTTTGCCCTTTTTCAGTATTACGCCTACACTCAATTCTGTCTGCCAGGCTCGGCTCACCCCATTCCTGAGCCCTTGGTACAGTTAGCTATGGAGAAGGGCTACCAGATTGCAGAGGGAAATGAGCCCCCTTGGTGCTCCTGGGACCTTCCACTAATATACAGCTATATCCAGGATGTCTACTGGAATGTTGGCTTTTTGAAATACTATGAGCTCAGGCAGATGCCCAATTTTCTGTTGGCCACACCAGTGGCTATACTGGTTGCCTGGGCAACATGGACATACGTGACCACCCACCCTTGGCTCTGCCTTACACTTGGGCTGCAAAGGAGCAAGAACAGTAAGACCTTAGAGAAGCCTGATCCTGGATTCCTCAGTCCTCAGGTGTTTGTGTACCTGGTCCATGCTGCAGTGTTGCTGCTGTTTGGAAGTTTGTGCATGCATGTTCAG gaatcacTCAGACTGTGTCCTCTCCCTCTAACTCCCTGGAAGGGAGAGAACGATCATCAATGGCAAATGGCTGTTGTAGCCAAGCAACACCAAGAGCAGGCTTCATGCTCAGAAGAGAACACTGCGCCTCCTTCTGGTGGTTTCTGGTGCTCTATACATTCAGAGAAATTTCTCTA
- the PIGV gene encoding GPI mannosyltransferase 2 isoform X4 has protein sequence MWPLDPSRKEVLRFAISCRVLTLMLQAIFNAIIPDHHAEAFCPPRLAPSGSMDQLVEGLLGGLSRWDAEHFLFIAEHGYLPQVFVYLVHAAVLLLFGSLCMHVQVLTRFLGSSTPVVYWFPAHLLQDQEPLLRSLETVPWKPPAGDSLPGQKVPRNSIMGLLYNWKTCSPVTRYILGYFLSYWLLGLLLHCNFLPWT, from the exons ATGTGGCCCCTGGACCCATCCCGGAAGGAGGTGCTGAGGTTTGCAATCAGCTGCCGTGTCCTGACTCTGATGCTGCAG GCCATCTTCAATGCCATCATCCCAGATCACCATGCCGAAGCCTTCTGTCCTCCTCGACTAGCCCCCTCAGGCTCTATGGACCAACTTGTGGAAGGTCTTCTAGGTGGCCTGTCTCGCTGGGATGCTGAACACTTCCTGTTCATTGCCGAGCACGGGTACCT TCCTCAGGTGTTTGTGTACCTGGTCCATGCTGCAGTGTTGCTGCTGTTTGGAAGTTTGTGCATGCATGTTCAG GTTCTCACCAGGTTTTTGGGCTCCTCCACTCCCGTTGTGTACTGGTTTCCAGCTCACTTGCTTCAGGATCAAGAGCCACTGTTGAGATCTCTAGAGACTGTGCCTTGGAAGCCTCCTGCAGGAGACTCCCTACCAGGACAAAAGGTCCCCAGAAATTCTATCATGGGACTTTTGTACAACTGGAAGACCTGTTCTCCAGTCACACGATACATTCTAGGCTACTTCCTGAGTTACTGGCTCCTGGGACTACTCCTGCATTGCAACTTCCTGCCTTGGACATGA
- the PIGV gene encoding GPI mannosyltransferase 2 isoform X2 produces the protein MWPLDPSRKEVLRFAISCRVLTLMLQAIFNAIIPDHHAEAFCPPRLAPSGSMDQLVEGLLGGLSRWDAEHFLFIAEHGYLYEHNFAFFPGFPLALLVMTELLRPLWWFLSFRSCLLISVALLNSLFSVLAAVALHDLGCLVLHCPHQAFYAALLFCLSPANVFLAAGYSEALFALLTFSAMGQLERGRIWTSGLLFALATGVRSNGLVSVGFLMYSQCRGFFSSLTVLNPLRQLLKLMASLFLSVLTLGLPFALFQYYAYTQFCLPGSAHPIPEPLVQLAMEKGYQIAEGNEPPWCSWDLPLIYSYIQDVYWNVGFLKYYELRQMPNFLLATPVAILVAWATWTYVTTHPWLCLTLGLQRSKNSKTLEKPDPGFLSPQVFVYLVHAAVLLLFGSLCMHVQESLRLCPLPLTPWKGENDHQWQMAVVAKQHQEQASCSEENTAPPSGGFWCSIHSEKFLYPRNYRCFLLFVAASVISQSFLFASTVI, from the exons ATGTGGCCCCTGGACCCATCCCGGAAGGAGGTGCTGAGGTTTGCAATCAGCTGCCGTGTCCTGACTCTGATGCTGCAG GCCATCTTCAATGCCATCATCCCAGATCACCATGCCGAAGCCTTCTGTCCTCCTCGACTAGCCCCCTCAGGCTCTATGGACCAACTTGTGGAAGGTCTTCTAGGTGGCCTGTCTCGCTGGGATGCTGAACACTTCCTGTTCATTGCCGAGCACGGGTACCTGTATGAGCACAACTTTGCCTTCTTTCCTGGTTTCCCCTTGGCCCTGCTGGTGATGACTGAACTGCTAAGACCCTTGTGGTGGTTCTTGAGCTTCCGGAGTTGCCTGCTGATTTCAGTAGCATTGCTCAATTCCTTGTTCTCTGTGCTGGCCGCAGTCGCACTTCATGACCTAGGCTGTCTGGTTTTGCACTGTCCCCACCAGGCCTTTTACGCAGCACtgctcttctgcctcagccctgccAATGTCTTCCTGGCAGCTGGTTATTCAGAAGCTTTGTTTGCCCTCCTGACATTCAGTGCCATGGGGCAGCTGGAGAGGGGCCGAATCTGGACTAGTGGACTCCTCTTTGCCCTTGCCACTGGTGTGCGCTCCAATGGGCTGGTCAGTGTTGGCTTCCTCATGTATTCTCAGTGTCGaggctttttctcttctcttacgGTGCTGAATCCCCTGAGACAACTCTTGAAGCTGATGGCCTCTCTGTTTCTGTCAGTGCTTACACTTGGCCTTCCCTTTGCCCTTTTTCAGTATTACGCCTACACTCAATTCTGTCTGCCAGGCTCGGCTCACCCCATTCCTGAGCCCTTGGTACAGTTAGCTATGGAGAAGGGCTACCAGATTGCAGAGGGAAATGAGCCCCCTTGGTGCTCCTGGGACCTTCCACTAATATACAGCTATATCCAGGATGTCTACTGGAATGTTGGCTTTTTGAAATACTATGAGCTCAGGCAGATGCCCAATTTTCTGTTGGCCACACCAGTGGCTATACTGGTTGCCTGGGCAACATGGACATACGTGACCACCCACCCTTGGCTCTGCCTTACACTTGGGCTGCAAAGGAGCAAGAACAGTAAGACCTTAGAGAAGCCTGATCCTGGATTCCTCAGTCCTCAGGTGTTTGTGTACCTGGTCCATGCTGCAGTGTTGCTGCTGTTTGGAAGTTTGTGCATGCATGTTCAG gaatcacTCAGACTGTGTCCTCTCCCTCTAACTCCCTGGAAGGGAGAGAACGATCATCAATGGCAAATGGCTGTTGTAGCCAAGCAACACCAAGAGCAGGCTTCATGCTCAGAAGAGAACACTGCGCCTCCTTCTGGTGGTTTCTGGTGCTCTATACATTCAGAGAAATTTCTCTA CCCTAGGAATTACAGGTGCTTCCTGCTGTTTGTTGCTGCCTCCGTGATATCTcagagttttctttttgcctctacAGTTATCTAG
- the PIGV gene encoding GPI mannosyltransferase 2 isoform X5 codes for MWPLDPSRKEVLRFAISCRVLTLMLQAIFNAIIPDHHAEAFCPPRLAPSGSMDQLVEGLLGGLSRWDAEHFLFIAEHGPQVFVYLVHAAVLLLFGSLCMHVQVLTRFLGSSTPVVYWFPAHLLQDQEPLLRSLETVPWKPPAGDSLPGQKVPRNSIMGLLYNWKTCSPVTRYILGYFLSYWLLGLLLHCNFLPWT; via the exons ATGTGGCCCCTGGACCCATCCCGGAAGGAGGTGCTGAGGTTTGCAATCAGCTGCCGTGTCCTGACTCTGATGCTGCAG GCCATCTTCAATGCCATCATCCCAGATCACCATGCCGAAGCCTTCTGTCCTCCTCGACTAGCCCCCTCAGGCTCTATGGACCAACTTGTGGAAGGTCTTCTAGGTGGCCTGTCTCGCTGGGATGCTGAACACTTCCTGTTCATTGCCGAGCACGG TCCTCAGGTGTTTGTGTACCTGGTCCATGCTGCAGTGTTGCTGCTGTTTGGAAGTTTGTGCATGCATGTTCAG GTTCTCACCAGGTTTTTGGGCTCCTCCACTCCCGTTGTGTACTGGTTTCCAGCTCACTTGCTTCAGGATCAAGAGCCACTGTTGAGATCTCTAGAGACTGTGCCTTGGAAGCCTCCTGCAGGAGACTCCCTACCAGGACAAAAGGTCCCCAGAAATTCTATCATGGGACTTTTGTACAACTGGAAGACCTGTTCTCCAGTCACACGATACATTCTAGGCTACTTCCTGAGTTACTGGCTCCTGGGACTACTCCTGCATTGCAACTTCCTGCCTTGGACATGA
- the PIGV gene encoding GPI mannosyltransferase 2 isoform X1: MWPLDPSRKEVLRFAISCRVLTLMLQAIFNAIIPDHHAEAFCPPRLAPSGSMDQLVEGLLGGLSRWDAEHFLFIAEHGYLYEHNFAFFPGFPLALLVMTELLRPLWWFLSFRSCLLISVALLNSLFSVLAAVALHDLGCLVLHCPHQAFYAALLFCLSPANVFLAAGYSEALFALLTFSAMGQLERGRIWTSGLLFALATGVRSNGLVSVGFLMYSQCRGFFSSLTVLNPLRQLLKLMASLFLSVLTLGLPFALFQYYAYTQFCLPGSAHPIPEPLVQLAMEKGYQIAEGNEPPWCSWDLPLIYSYIQDVYWNVGFLKYYELRQMPNFLLATPVAILVAWATWTYVTTHPWLCLTLGLQRSKNSKTLEKPDPGFLSPQVFVYLVHAAVLLLFGSLCMHVQVLTRFLGSSTPVVYWFPAHLLQDQEPLLRSLETVPWKPPAGDSLPGQKVPRNSIMGLLYNWKTCSPVTRYILGYFLSYWLLGLLLHCNFLPWT, encoded by the exons ATGTGGCCCCTGGACCCATCCCGGAAGGAGGTGCTGAGGTTTGCAATCAGCTGCCGTGTCCTGACTCTGATGCTGCAG GCCATCTTCAATGCCATCATCCCAGATCACCATGCCGAAGCCTTCTGTCCTCCTCGACTAGCCCCCTCAGGCTCTATGGACCAACTTGTGGAAGGTCTTCTAGGTGGCCTGTCTCGCTGGGATGCTGAACACTTCCTGTTCATTGCCGAGCACGGGTACCTGTATGAGCACAACTTTGCCTTCTTTCCTGGTTTCCCCTTGGCCCTGCTGGTGATGACTGAACTGCTAAGACCCTTGTGGTGGTTCTTGAGCTTCCGGAGTTGCCTGCTGATTTCAGTAGCATTGCTCAATTCCTTGTTCTCTGTGCTGGCCGCAGTCGCACTTCATGACCTAGGCTGTCTGGTTTTGCACTGTCCCCACCAGGCCTTTTACGCAGCACtgctcttctgcctcagccctgccAATGTCTTCCTGGCAGCTGGTTATTCAGAAGCTTTGTTTGCCCTCCTGACATTCAGTGCCATGGGGCAGCTGGAGAGGGGCCGAATCTGGACTAGTGGACTCCTCTTTGCCCTTGCCACTGGTGTGCGCTCCAATGGGCTGGTCAGTGTTGGCTTCCTCATGTATTCTCAGTGTCGaggctttttctcttctcttacgGTGCTGAATCCCCTGAGACAACTCTTGAAGCTGATGGCCTCTCTGTTTCTGTCAGTGCTTACACTTGGCCTTCCCTTTGCCCTTTTTCAGTATTACGCCTACACTCAATTCTGTCTGCCAGGCTCGGCTCACCCCATTCCTGAGCCCTTGGTACAGTTAGCTATGGAGAAGGGCTACCAGATTGCAGAGGGAAATGAGCCCCCTTGGTGCTCCTGGGACCTTCCACTAATATACAGCTATATCCAGGATGTCTACTGGAATGTTGGCTTTTTGAAATACTATGAGCTCAGGCAGATGCCCAATTTTCTGTTGGCCACACCAGTGGCTATACTGGTTGCCTGGGCAACATGGACATACGTGACCACCCACCCTTGGCTCTGCCTTACACTTGGGCTGCAAAGGAGCAAGAACAGTAAGACCTTAGAGAAGCCTGATCCTGGATTCCTCAGTCCTCAGGTGTTTGTGTACCTGGTCCATGCTGCAGTGTTGCTGCTGTTTGGAAGTTTGTGCATGCATGTTCAG GTTCTCACCAGGTTTTTGGGCTCCTCCACTCCCGTTGTGTACTGGTTTCCAGCTCACTTGCTTCAGGATCAAGAGCCACTGTTGAGATCTCTAGAGACTGTGCCTTGGAAGCCTCCTGCAGGAGACTCCCTACCAGGACAAAAGGTCCCCAGAAATTCTATCATGGGACTTTTGTACAACTGGAAGACCTGTTCTCCAGTCACACGATACATTCTAGGCTACTTCCTGAGTTACTGGCTCCTGGGACTACTCCTGCATTGCAACTTCCTGCCTTGGACATGA